The Flexivirga oryzae genome has a segment encoding these proteins:
- a CDS encoding EamA family transporter: MQTTANPQRPTPVSVTVHVAEPRQSVAGIGLMLGSSASNQTGAALGALAFPAIGPVGVVAVRQLVTALVLMPTVRPRLRGLTRQQWLPVVALAVVFSVMNLSLYEAIQRLGLGLAVTLEFLGPLTVAVLSSRRAIDFCCAGLAAVGVVVLTDPGPTTDILGVALALTAAVAWGCYILLNRSAGRLLPGLQGTAVANAVSAMLWLPVATWWFATHQPTAVGLLLAAACGLLSSAVPYAADLQALRWVRASMFGTFTSVNPVWAALAGWLFLHQGLAVHEWTGIALIVVSNVFVSAGAVTARRSTLGRPAARLR; this comes from the coding sequence ATGCAGACGACCGCGAACCCGCAGCGCCCGACACCCGTGAGCGTGACGGTCCACGTCGCCGAACCGCGGCAGAGCGTCGCAGGCATCGGTCTGATGCTCGGCTCCTCCGCGTCCAACCAGACCGGGGCGGCGCTCGGCGCGCTCGCGTTCCCCGCCATCGGCCCGGTCGGTGTCGTCGCCGTGCGGCAACTGGTCACCGCGCTGGTCCTGATGCCGACCGTCCGGCCGCGTCTCCGCGGCCTGACCCGGCAGCAGTGGTTGCCCGTCGTTGCCCTGGCGGTGGTGTTCAGCGTGATGAATCTATCGCTGTACGAGGCGATTCAGCGGCTCGGACTCGGACTCGCGGTGACGCTGGAGTTCCTCGGCCCGCTCACCGTCGCGGTGCTCTCGTCCCGGCGTGCGATCGACTTCTGCTGTGCTGGTCTGGCCGCAGTCGGCGTGGTCGTGCTCACCGACCCCGGCCCGACCACCGACATACTCGGTGTCGCACTCGCGCTCACCGCGGCCGTCGCCTGGGGTTGCTACATCCTGCTCAACCGGTCGGCCGGCCGGTTGCTGCCGGGCTTGCAGGGCACCGCAGTAGCCAATGCGGTCAGTGCGATGCTGTGGCTGCCCGTCGCGACGTGGTGGTTCGCGACCCATCAACCCACCGCGGTCGGGCTGCTGCTCGCCGCTGCGTGCGGTCTGCTGTCCTCCGCCGTGCCGTATGCCGCCGACCTGCAGGCGTTGCGCTGGGTGCGGGCGTCGATGTTCGGCACCTTCACGAGTGTGAACCCGGTGTGGGCGGCTCTCGCCGGATGGCTCTTCCTGCACCAGGGCCTTGCCGTCCACGAGTGGACCGGCATCGCGTTGATCGTCGTCAGCAACGTCTTCGTGTCCGCGGGGGCCGTGACGGCCAGGCGTTCTACGCTCGGGCGTCCCGCAGCACGGCTTCGATGA